Proteins found in one Sorghum bicolor cultivar BTx623 chromosome 1, Sorghum_bicolor_NCBIv3, whole genome shotgun sequence genomic segment:
- the LOC110433762 gene encoding glutamate dehydrogenase, protein MNALAATSRNFKQAAKLLGLDSKLEKSLLIPFREIKVECTIPKDDGTLASYVGFRVQHDNARGPMKGGIRYHHEVDPDEVNALAQLMTWKTAVANIPYGGAKGGIGCSPGDLSISELERLTRVFTQKIHDLIGIHTDVPAPDMGTNSQTMAWILDEYSKFHGYSPAVVTGKPVDLGGSLGRDAATGRGVLFATEALLAEHGKGISGQRFVIQGFGNVGSWAAQLINEAGGKVIAISDVTGAVKNVNGLDIAQLVKHSAENRGIKGFNGGDAIDPNSLLTEECDVLIPAALGGVINKDNANDIKAKYIIEAANHPSDPEADEILSKKGVIILPDILANSGGVTVSYFEWVQNIQGFMWDEEKVNAELRTYMTRAFGDVKEMCRSHNCDLRMGAFTLGVNRVARATVLRGWEA, encoded by the exons ATGAATGCATTGGCAGCAACCAGCAGGAACTTCAAGCAGGCAGCTAAGCTGCTGGGCCTCGACTCCAAGCTGGAGAAGAGCTTGCTCATTCCATTCAGGGAGATCAAG GTTGAATGCACAATCCCAAAAGATGATGGGACTTTGGCATCCTATGTTGGATTTAGGGTTCAACATGACAACGCTAGGGGACCTATGAAGGGTGGAATCAGATACCACCATGAG GTTGACCCTGATGAAGTCAATGCCTTGGCACAACTGATGACATGGAAAACAGCAGTGGCTAACATACCATATGGAGGAGCTAAAGGTGGAATAGGATGTAGCCCTGGAGACCTGAGCATCTCCGAGCTTGAGAGGCTTACCCGAGTTTTTACTCAGAAAATCCATGACTTAATTGGCATCCATACCGACGTTCCAGCTCCAGATATGGGCACCAACTCACAG ACAATGGCATGGATACTTGATGAATACTCAAAGTTCCATGGTTACTCACCTGCTGTTGTGACAGGAAAGCCTGTT GACCTTGGAGGATCATTGGGAAGAGATGCAGCTACTGGAAGGGGGGTTCTGTTTGCTACTGAAGCTTTGCTTGCAGAGCATGGCAAAGGCATTTCAGGCCAGCGTTTCGTCATACAG GGATTCGGTAACGTTGGTTCCTGGGCAGCTCAGCTGATCAATGAAGCCGGTGGCAAGGTGATTGCTATCAGTGATGTCACAGGCGCTGTCAAAAACGTCAATGGCCTTGACATTGCCCAGCTAGTGAAGCACTCGGCGGAGAACAGAGGGATCAAGGGCTTCAACGGGGGAGATGCCATCGATCCAAACTCATTGCTCACTGAAGAGTGCGACGTCCTCATCCCAGCAGCGCTTGGGGGAGTCATAAATAA GGATAATGCTAACGACATAAAAGCAAAGTACATCATCGAGGCTGCCAATCACCCCTCAGACCCAGAGGCAGACGAG ATCCTGTCAAAGAAAGGCGTCATCATCCTCCCCGACATCCTCGCCAACTCTGGCGGTGTCACAGTGAGCTACTTCGAGTGGGTTCAG AACATCCAGGGGTTCATGTGGGACGAGGAGAAGGTGAACGCGGAGCTCCGGACGTACATGACGCGCGCCTTCGGGGACGTGAAGGAGATGTGCCGGAGCCACAACTGCGACCTCCGCATGGGCGCCTTCACGCTGGGCGTCAACCGCGTCGCGCGCGCCACCGTCCTCAGGGGATGGGAAGCCTGA
- the LOC110433757 gene encoding uncharacterized protein LOC110433757 isoform X1 has protein sequence MASERPPSRYRRLRKAFDLSAVTAASPDSKPAKRMRTTEKSTIYEDRISSLPEEILLMILDKLDARSTMTTTILSKRWRDLPRRLPTSYNIAVDDILPPRYHRLKRLNMEAMAAYEAEKNMHKLTDIYAIKARHERWMAKIRPFTAILERYERRAMRRYVKQVNAFLLAPKNVRQRRPVHKLRLQMLGRWHENIDEWVTAAIAKWGVEDFELVIDGDCGGYNLKQLDGYRNVRLERLTLSNCQPICSWNCLTVQRLTKLTLGAGSYMGMISEILRNCIELRDFSITSSRVCQAALRFFVPTSKIKSLQVDRCCFGKIYLMSLPCLETFVCRGRPTKLSYGEVPRLRHVSLDYLQTEDNDIDDGSGTSRTYPPSKFFKRIPPLDFLVLQFKGPRMWIEPFVVPGGQLKKLFIANVPVNWDVLWILLLLGAAPALESFHVHIDNNSEQRSSGDLCDSLDANAHQHQNCRLKDLVVAGFEGLGWQTSFVRLIMKRAPLLRHVHLLDGEVRDDEQELGALQIVPRRRVWHECERAEVLDDLTAGFRFPPRIILE, from the exons ATGGCTTCGGAGAGGCCTCCTAGCCGCTATCGCCGGCTTCGGAAGGCCTTCGATCTGTCTGCCGTCACCGCTGCCTCCCCGGACTCCAAACCAGCCAAACGG ATGCGTACAACCGAGAAATCCACCATTTATGAGGACAGAATCAGTAGCTTACCTGAAGAGATACTACTCATGATCCTTGACAAGCTGGATGCACGCTCAACAATGACAACCACCATCCTTTCAAAGCGATGGCGTGATCTTCCTCGACGTCTGCCGACATCCTATAACATCGCTGTTGATGACATCCTCCCACCACGCTATCACCGCCTGAAACGCCTTAACATGGAGGCTATGGCAGCATACGAGGCAGAGAAGAACATGCACAAGCTGACTGACATCTATGCCATAAAGGCTCGGCATGAGCGTTGGATGGCCAAAATCAGGCCTTTCACAGCCATCCTGGAACGCTACGAGCGTCGGGCCATGAGGCGCTACGTCAAGCAGGTGAACGCATTCCTTTTGGCCCCAAAGAATGTGCGTCAGCGCCGGCCTGTCCACAAGCTCAGGCTACAAATGCTGGGGCGTTggcatgaaaacattgatgaatgGGTCACTGCAGCCATTGCCAAGTGGGGCGTTGAGGACTTTGAGCTTGTTATTGATGGCGATTGTGGGGGCTATAACCTCAAGCAGCTGGATGGATACCGGAACGTTCGTCTGGAGCGGCTTACGCTATCCAACTGCCAGCCTATTTGTTCATGGAACTGCCTGACGGTGCAGAGGCTCACTAAGCTCACATTGGGTGCAGGTTCATATATGGGAATGATCAGTGAAATTCTTAGAAACTGCATAGAGCTAAGGGATTTCAGTATCACATCTTCTCGTGTTTGCCAGGCTGCTTTACGTTTCTTTGTGCCAACATCGAAGATAAAGAGTCTGCAAGTGGATAGGTGTTGCTTCGGGAAAATATATCTGATGTCTCTGCCTTGTCTTGAGACTTTTGTTTGCCGTGGTCGCCCAACCAAGTTATCCTATGGTGAGGTGCCTCGCCTTAGGCATGTGAGCTTGGACTACTTACAGACTGAAGATAATGACATCGACGATGGATCTGGTACTAGTAGGACGTATCCACCGAGCAAATTCTTCAAAAGGATCCCACCACTAGATTTCCTTGTTCTGCAGTTCAAAGGCCCCCGG ATGTGGATCGAACCTTTTGTTGTTCCTGGTGGTCAGCTCAAAAAACTGTTCATCGCAAATGTCCCAGTGAACTGGGACGTACTATGGATTCTCCTACTGCTTGGTGCAGCACCAGCCTTGGAATCGTTCCATGTTCAT ATTGACAACAACTCGGAGCAGCGAAGCTCAGGTGATCTCTGTGACAGTCTGGACGCCAATGCGCATCAGCATCAGAACTGTCGCCTGAAAGACCTCGTTGTGGCAGGCTTTGAAGGGTTGGGGTGGCAAACAAGCTTTGTCAGGCTGATCATGAAGAGGGCGCCGTTGCTGAGGCACGTGCATCTGCTCGACGGCGAGGTCAGGGATGACGAGCAGGAGCTTGGGGCGCTGCAGATTGTGCCACGCCGCAGGGTGTGGCACGAGTGTGAGCGAGCTGAGGTGCTAGATGACCTAACCGCTGGGTTTCGCTTCCCGCCTCGAATAATTCTGGAATGA
- the LOC110433757 gene encoding uncharacterized protein LOC110433757 isoform X2: protein MASERPPSRYRRLRKAFDLSAVTAASPDSKPAKRMRTTEKSTIYEDRISSLPEEILLMILDKLDARSTMTTTILSKRWRDLPRRLPTSYNIAVDDILPPRYHRLKRLNMEAMAAYEAEKNMHKLTDIYAIKARHERWMAKIRPFTAILERYERRAMRRYVKQVNAFLLAPKNVRQRRPVHKLRLQMLGRWHENIDEWVTAAIAKWGVEDFELVIDGDCGGYNLKQLDGYRNVRLERLTLSNCQPICSWNCLTVQRLTKLTLGAGSYMGMISEILRNCIELRDFSITSSRVCQAALRFFVPTSKIKSLQVDRCCFGKIYLMSLPCLETFVCRGRPTKLSYGEVPRLRHVSLDYLQTEDNDIDDGSGTSRTYPPSKFFKRIPPLDFLVLQFKGPRMWIEPFVVPGGQLKKLFIANVPVNWDVLWILLLLGAAPALESFHVHIDNNSEQRSSGFEGLGWQTSFVRLIMKRAPLLRHVHLLDGEVRDDEQELGALQIVPRRRVWHECERAEVLDDLTAGFRFPPRIILE, encoded by the exons ATGGCTTCGGAGAGGCCTCCTAGCCGCTATCGCCGGCTTCGGAAGGCCTTCGATCTGTCTGCCGTCACCGCTGCCTCCCCGGACTCCAAACCAGCCAAACGG ATGCGTACAACCGAGAAATCCACCATTTATGAGGACAGAATCAGTAGCTTACCTGAAGAGATACTACTCATGATCCTTGACAAGCTGGATGCACGCTCAACAATGACAACCACCATCCTTTCAAAGCGATGGCGTGATCTTCCTCGACGTCTGCCGACATCCTATAACATCGCTGTTGATGACATCCTCCCACCACGCTATCACCGCCTGAAACGCCTTAACATGGAGGCTATGGCAGCATACGAGGCAGAGAAGAACATGCACAAGCTGACTGACATCTATGCCATAAAGGCTCGGCATGAGCGTTGGATGGCCAAAATCAGGCCTTTCACAGCCATCCTGGAACGCTACGAGCGTCGGGCCATGAGGCGCTACGTCAAGCAGGTGAACGCATTCCTTTTGGCCCCAAAGAATGTGCGTCAGCGCCGGCCTGTCCACAAGCTCAGGCTACAAATGCTGGGGCGTTggcatgaaaacattgatgaatgGGTCACTGCAGCCATTGCCAAGTGGGGCGTTGAGGACTTTGAGCTTGTTATTGATGGCGATTGTGGGGGCTATAACCTCAAGCAGCTGGATGGATACCGGAACGTTCGTCTGGAGCGGCTTACGCTATCCAACTGCCAGCCTATTTGTTCATGGAACTGCCTGACGGTGCAGAGGCTCACTAAGCTCACATTGGGTGCAGGTTCATATATGGGAATGATCAGTGAAATTCTTAGAAACTGCATAGAGCTAAGGGATTTCAGTATCACATCTTCTCGTGTTTGCCAGGCTGCTTTACGTTTCTTTGTGCCAACATCGAAGATAAAGAGTCTGCAAGTGGATAGGTGTTGCTTCGGGAAAATATATCTGATGTCTCTGCCTTGTCTTGAGACTTTTGTTTGCCGTGGTCGCCCAACCAAGTTATCCTATGGTGAGGTGCCTCGCCTTAGGCATGTGAGCTTGGACTACTTACAGACTGAAGATAATGACATCGACGATGGATCTGGTACTAGTAGGACGTATCCACCGAGCAAATTCTTCAAAAGGATCCCACCACTAGATTTCCTTGTTCTGCAGTTCAAAGGCCCCCGG ATGTGGATCGAACCTTTTGTTGTTCCTGGTGGTCAGCTCAAAAAACTGTTCATCGCAAATGTCCCAGTGAACTGGGACGTACTATGGATTCTCCTACTGCTTGGTGCAGCACCAGCCTTGGAATCGTTCCATGTTCAT ATTGACAACAACTCGGAGCAGCGAAGCTCAG GCTTTGAAGGGTTGGGGTGGCAAACAAGCTTTGTCAGGCTGATCATGAAGAGGGCGCCGTTGCTGAGGCACGTGCATCTGCTCGACGGCGAGGTCAGGGATGACGAGCAGGAGCTTGGGGCGCTGCAGATTGTGCCACGCCGCAGGGTGTGGCACGAGTGTGAGCGAGCTGAGGTGCTAGATGACCTAACCGCTGGGTTTCGCTTCCCGCCTCGAATAATTCTGGAATGA